GTTCAGGTTGGCGAAGCCCATGGCATTGGGGCCCGCGACCACCATGTCCGTGCCGGCGACGAAGGCTTCCAGCTCGGCCTGCAGCGCCGCGCCCTGCGCGCCCGCCTCGGCAAAGCCCGCAGCGTAGACGATGGCGGCGCGCACGCCCTTGGCCGCGCAGCGCCGGAGCATGGGCAGCACGTCCTGCGCGGCGATCGCCAGCACCGCCAGGTCGGGCGCGGCGGGCAGGGCCTCGATGTCGCGCCAGCAGCGCAGGCCGAACACTTCCTCGTACTTGGGGTTGATGGGGTAGATCCGGCCGGCGTAGCCGAACCTCGTCAGGTGCGCCAGCGGCATGCCGCCGATGCGCGCGGGATTGCTGCTGGCGCCCACGATGGCAATGGATGCCGGGTTCAGCAGTGGTTCCAGGCGGTGCGTCGTCATGGGTGCGGCGCGCCTCAGGCGGATGCTTCCCGGTTCTTCTGGATCGCGTTGGCCAGGCCCCGGTCGCGCGCCGTCAGAAAACCCTCGCTCAGGTGCGACAGCTGGTGCGTGTCGAAATGCGCGGCCAGTGCCGTGCGCAGGCCCTGGGCGTCCAGCGTACGGTTGATCGATCGCTTGATCAGCCGCAGGCCGAAAGGCGGCGCCTTGGCGATCTGCTGCGCGAGGGCCAGCGTGGACTCGCCCAGCCCGGCATCGCTCACCACGCGGTTGACCATGCCGATGGCGTGCGCCTCGCTGGCACTGAGCCTGCCGCCCGTGAACAGCAGTTCCTTGGCCTTGCGCGCGCCCATCACCCAGGGGTGGATCAGTACCTCGGTGGCCGCCGCACCCAGCGTGTGGCCCACGGGGTCGGAAAAATACGCCGACTCGCCGGCCACCACCAGGTCGCACATGTTGGCGATCATGAAACCGCCGGCCACGCAGGCGCCCTGCACCTGGGCGATGGTGGGCTTGGGAAAGTCCCATATGCGCAGCGAGTAGTCGAAGTAGCGCAGCTCCTCGTAGGCCCAGCGCTCCTCCACCGTAAAGCTGGAGCGTTCGGCCTGGGCCTGCTTGAGGTCGTGCCCGGCCGAGAAATGCGCGCCCTTGCCGCCGATCACTACGGCATGTACGCCGTCGTCATGCCGGGCGTCGTCCAGAGCGGTCATCAGCTCGTCGAGCATCTGCTGGCTTTGGGCATTGCGCTGGGCCTCGCGCGCCAGCAGGATGCGGCGCACCGCGCCGTGGTTTTCTATTTCGAGGGTGTCAAACGCCATGGGGCTGTCTCCATTGAATCGGTAGCAGGTCTGCGGGCAGTCTAGACTTGCGAATTCCTGCATAACAAACAACAACCGACTTTTTTCCCACAATATGGATACACCACAGGGAACCGCCGGCGCGCAGAGCCTGCGCCGGGCATTGCAGCTGCTGCGCCTGCTGGCGCAGCACCAGGAGGACGGCATCCGCCTCACCGAGGTCATGGCCGCCTCTGGCCTGGAGCGCTCCACGGCCCACCGCCTTCTGTCCTGCCTGGTGGAGGAGCAGTTCGCCGAGCGCGACCCCGGGAGCAAGGCCTACCGCCTGGGCCTGGACGCGATGCAGCTGGGCTTCGCCTCGATGCGGCGCGTGCCGCTGGTGGACCACTGCCGCCCGCTCATGCAGCGGCTGGCGCGCATGTCGGGCGACACGGTATTCCTCGTGATACGCCAGGGCGACTACTGCCTGTGCCTGCACCGCGAGGAAGGGCATTTCCCGGTCAAGGTGTTCACCACCGACGTGGGCGGGCGCCGGCTGCTGGGTTTGGGCGCGGGCGGGCTGGCGCTGATGGCGCAGCTCTCCGACGCCGAGGTGGAGCGCATCTTCGACCGCCACGTGGAGGAATACACCCAGGCTTGCTTCACGCGCGAGCGCCTGCAACAGGCCGTGCGGCGTACGCGCGCCGCCGGCTACGCCGACATCGTGGACACGCTCACCGTCGGCGTATCAGGCGTGGGCGCCACGTTCGCGGCGTCGACCGGCACGCTGGCTGCCATCAGCTTCGGCGCCATCACGCCCCGCCTGCCACCCGAGCGCAAGCGGGAGATGGCGCGGCTCCTCATGGACCAGCTGGTGTCGAACCAGGCCGGCGGCGCCTGAAGCGCATCGGCACGGCCAGCCCCGCTGTTATTCCATCAAGGTATTTATCAATACATGGTGGTAGTAGTAGAGCCGCCCATTTTTTGTGGACAAGGTGCTTTTGTCCAATGGCTGCAAGCACTTGCGGTATGGCCAAGCCTGTGCCCGGAGGGCGGTGCAACCCGCGCGCGAAAAGGGAACAACTTCCGCGCGCGGCCCGTTTCTGTGGACAAGCGACAGTTCACTGGCCGGCCATCCCCAGCCTTGTCCACAGCGGGCGTCAGAAGTGCAGCGCGTAGCGCAGGTGCACGAAGTTCAGCCCGGGGTTGGGTTTCTTGATGCTGGCGTTGGAGAGATGCTCCACGCTCAGCAGCAGCTCGTGCTGGCGCCGCGCGCCGAGGTTGATGCCCACGCCCAGGTAGGAGGCGAAGTTGAAGCGCGTGCTGAACTCGCGCTCCGCCGTGCGGTAGCGATGGTTGGCCAGGGTGCCGCCCACGCCGGCCTCCCAGAACCACGCGGAGCGGCCCTGGTCCGGGCGCAGGCGCAGCGTGGGCTTGACGCCCAACACCAGGGTGCTGTCGTGGCCGGCGATGCCGTCGAAGGACCAGCGGCTCAGGTACATGTCCCAATGCCCGCGCAGCTCGCCGCCCCACAGCGGCATGCTCCATGTGCCGAAGGGCAGGGTGGCGCCGAGCGTGACGGCGTCGGTGCCGTGCTGCGCGCGGCTGGCCTGCAGGTAGACCGACGGGGAATGCGCAGCCTGCTGCGCGAAGGCGGGGGGAATGGCGCAAAGCAGGCAGGCGGCCGTGGCCGAGAGAAGAGGGCGGCGGCCGTGCCTGCCTGCGCCGGATAAGCAAAGGAGACCAGGGGAGACGAGAGGTTGCATGCTATCCATCCACGATGTTGTGTCGCACAAGCGTAACAACTGTAGCCACAACCATGAGCCCATGCATCCTCTGCGCCATAGGCCACGGCCGTGGCATGCGGCCGTGGAGGGAGGTCATTGCGCCGCGGGCGCGCCGGGTGCCGGCATGGGGCCCGGGCCATGGCGGTGCATGCCGTTCCTGGGGCCACGCCAGTCGCCCTTGTGATCGCCCATGTGCCTGTCCCATTGGGCGCCGCGCCGGCCATACATGCGCGTGCCCTCGGCGTCGAAGGTCTTTTGCTGGGCCGGCGTCAGCGTGGCGTAGAAGGCCTTCACCGCGTCGCCGCGGCGGTCCATCTCGGCCGCGCGCTGCGCGCGGATGGCCCGCATGCGGTCGATGCGCTCGGGGATGGTGAGCTTGTCCATGTCCTTCATTTCCAACCAGGCCTTGCGCGATCCGGCGTCCGGCCGCATGGACTGCATGAAGGTGTTCCAGGCCGGCTCCTGCGCGGGCGTGAGCTGCAGCTTCTGCTTGAAGGCCTCGGCGCGCTGGAGCATGAACTGCTGGCGCTGCTCGGGTGTCATGGCGCGCGGACCCTGGCGCTGCGCCTGTTCCGCGGTGGGGCCGGCGCCTGGCGCGGGTTGGGCCATGGACGGGATGGCCATGCCGGCCAACGCGGCCGCCAGGGCGGTGCAGGCCAGGCGCTGGGTGATCTTGAAACGGGTCATGGTGACTTCCTTTCTTGCGTCGCCGGGACCACCCCGGCGCTTGAGAAGTAATGTGCGGCGCCCGTGTAACGCCACCGTGTGCGAATCCTGCACCTGTGTAAAGTTCTGCCAGGCCGCGCCGCACGCGCCGCGCCCGCAGTCTGTAATTTCAAGCAAAAACAGGCCTTAGCGCTTTACCATAAAGCGCTGTAAGCTATTAAAAAGGAAGCGTCTCCAGTGTTCAAGAACATCATCGTGTACCGCATCGCCCCCGAGTGGCATGCAGAGCTGACCCAGCTGGAGGAGGCTCTGGCCAAGGCACCGTTCCAAGAATGCGGCGCGACGCAGGAAAAGTCCAGCGGCTGGGTGCCGCCGCGCGGCGAGGCCCATGGCCTGCTAGCCGAGAGTGTGGGCGGGCAGTGGATCCTGCGCTTCATGACCGAGTCCAAGATGCTGCCGGGCACGGTGCTGGCGCGCAAGGTCAAGGAGAAGGCCGCGCAGATCGAGCAGCAAACCGGCCGCAAGCCCGGCAAGAAGGAAACGCGCGAACTGAAGGACGAGGCCAAGCTCGACCTGCTGCCCATGGCCTTCACCAAGCAGGGATCGACCTGGTTGTGGGTGGACTGCGAGGCGCGGCTGCTGGTGCTGGACACGGGCGCCCAGGGCCGTGCCGACGAGGTCGTCACGGCCCTGGTCGAGGCGCTGCCGGGCCTGTCGGTCGCGCTCGTCGATACGCAAACCAGCCCGCAGGCCGCCATGGCCCACTGGCTCAAGGAGCAGGAGCCGCCCGCGGGCTTCTCCATCGACCGCGAATGCGAGCTCAAGGCCGCGGACGAGAGCAAGGCCGTGGTGCGCTACGCGCGCCACCCGCTGGACATCGAGGAAGTGCAGGCCCACATCCAGGCCGGCAAGCTGCCCACCAAGCTGGCCATGACCTGGGACGACCGCGTGAGCTTCGTGCTCACCGAGGGGCTGCAGCTCAAGAAGTTGGCCTTCCTGGACACGGTGTTCGAGGGCCAGCCGCAGGACGATGGCGGCTTCGACGCCGACGTGGCCATCGCCACGGGTGAGCTCTCCAAGCTCATCCCCGACCTGATCGAAGCGCTGGGCGGGGAAGGGCGCACCGAGCTGGGCTCACCCGCACAGCCCCCGCAGGACGACGGCGGCGCGCCTTTCTAGCCCTTCCAGCCTCTAAGCCATGGCGCTCAACCGGGTCTGGACCGCCTTCTTCCTGATCGCCTTCGCCACCGCCGCCGTGCGCTGGCTGCTGGGCGAGGCGGGCATTTTCCAGGCCCTGCTGTCGGCGATGTTCGACGGCGCGCGCGCGGGCTTCGAGATCTCGCTGGGCCTGGCCGGCATCATGGCGCTGTGGCTGGGCCTGATGCGCGTGGGCGAGCAGGCCGGCATGGTGGAGCTGCTGGCGCGCCT
This region of Alicycliphilus denitrificans K601 genomic DNA includes:
- a CDS encoding enoyl-CoA hydratase, yielding MAFDTLEIENHGAVRRILLAREAQRNAQSQQMLDELMTALDDARHDDGVHAVVIGGKGAHFSAGHDLKQAQAERSSFTVEERWAYEELRYFDYSLRIWDFPKPTIAQVQGACVAGGFMIANMCDLVVAGESAYFSDPVGHTLGAAATEVLIHPWVMGARKAKELLFTGGRLSASEAHAIGMVNRVVSDAGLGESTLALAQQIAKAPPFGLRLIKRSINRTLDAQGLRTALAAHFDTHQLSHLSEGFLTARDRGLANAIQKNREASA
- a CDS encoding IclR family transcriptional regulator, whose product is MDTPQGTAGAQSLRRALQLLRLLAQHQEDGIRLTEVMAASGLERSTAHRLLSCLVEEQFAERDPGSKAYRLGLDAMQLGFASMRRVPLVDHCRPLMQRLARMSGDTVFLVIRQGDYCLCLHREEGHFPVKVFTTDVGGRRLLGLGAGGLALMAQLSDAEVERIFDRHVEEYTQACFTRERLQQAVRRTRAAGYADIVDTLTVGVSGVGATFAASTGTLAAISFGAITPRLPPERKREMARLLMDQLVSNQAGGA
- a CDS encoding acyloxyacyl hydrolase, producing MQPLVSPGLLCLSGAGRHGRRPLLSATAACLLCAIPPAFAQQAAHSPSVYLQASRAQHGTDAVTLGATLPFGTWSMPLWGGELRGHWDMYLSRWSFDGIAGHDSTLVLGVKPTLRLRPDQGRSAWFWEAGVGGTLANHRYRTAEREFSTRFNFASYLGVGINLGARRQHELLLSVEHLSNASIKKPNPGLNFVHLRYALHF
- a CDS encoding Spy/CpxP family protein refolding chaperone yields the protein MTRFKITQRLACTALAAALAGMAIPSMAQPAPGAGPTAEQAQRQGPRAMTPEQRQQFMLQRAEAFKQKLQLTPAQEPAWNTFMQSMRPDAGSRKAWLEMKDMDKLTIPERIDRMRAIRAQRAAEMDRRGDAVKAFYATLTPAQQKTFDAEGTRMYGRRGAQWDRHMGDHKGDWRGPRNGMHRHGPGPMPAPGAPAAQ
- a CDS encoding recombination-associated protein RdgC, coding for MFKNIIVYRIAPEWHAELTQLEEALAKAPFQECGATQEKSSGWVPPRGEAHGLLAESVGGQWILRFMTESKMLPGTVLARKVKEKAAQIEQQTGRKPGKKETRELKDEAKLDLLPMAFTKQGSTWLWVDCEARLLVLDTGAQGRADEVVTALVEALPGLSVALVDTQTSPQAAMAHWLKEQEPPAGFSIDRECELKAADESKAVVRYARHPLDIEEVQAHIQAGKLPTKLAMTWDDRVSFVLTEGLQLKKLAFLDTVFEGQPQDDGGFDADVAIATGELSKLIPDLIEALGGEGRTELGSPAQPPQDDGGAPF